The following coding sequences are from one bacterium SCSIO 12741 window:
- a CDS encoding sigma-70 family RNA polymerase sigma factor codes for MSKEDKIRAKLIQGDSRVFAYLYREYYTMVQYLVTQNSGDDAAAQDLFQEVMVVLYEKARDEKLHLTATIKTFIYSIARNLWLKELRKRKSELNFKDYERYLEEEQTDDEEEEVEGLQQKLDACLEKLGDPCKTLLIRFYYFKKSVKELAKELKYANPETVKAQKYKCMKRLRSLAAGTL; via the coding sequence GTGAGCAAGGAAGATAAAATACGGGCCAAGCTAATTCAGGGAGATTCCCGTGTGTTTGCCTACTTGTATCGCGAATACTACACAATGGTTCAATACCTGGTAACTCAAAATAGCGGAGACGATGCGGCGGCTCAGGATCTCTTTCAGGAGGTAATGGTCGTGCTTTACGAAAAGGCAAGGGACGAAAAATTACACCTGACGGCAACCATTAAGACCTTTATTTATTCCATTGCTCGCAACCTTTGGTTGAAGGAATTAAGAAAGCGAAAGTCGGAGTTGAATTTTAAGGACTATGAACGCTATCTGGAGGAAGAGCAAACCGACGATGAAGAAGAAGAGGTGGAAGGCCTACAACAAAAGTTAGATGCCTGCCTCGAAAAGTTGGGCGATCCTTGTAAGACTTTACTCATTCGCTTCTATTACTTTAAGAAGAGCGTCAAAGAATTAGCAAAAGAACTGAAATACGCCAATCCCGAAACGGTAAAGGCTCAGAAATACAAATGCATGAAACGTCTCCGTAGCCTGGCTGCCGGGACTTTGTAA
- a CDS encoding T9SS type A sorting domain-containing protein, translated as MKKSLLAVGFSLLVGTSGFSQGTPHIKMTQSAVEIIEALDRMVNTGTQPNGTTIVNNQGSINATVEVGRSQGSGKDFTSQVAYADMYTVDHRDWRLANQGSFGAPCDGLISSLSNFTLAVGRWKKTSASSTYAEPSYCRLIWSYDPHHPTNQTCCGGYLDAFNYYFGGGGMTAPLAPVGHHNSPLRNASCSYKPYNHSYNLWLYDMNGNNVPWTEIQDIISYGMVAQPSDLPTSCVNCGNGSNRMTLQGNYGVKNYADGILLTVQKYDGTILDVSILNSPYGDFDWKIILPPCGGTVDCNYLSTLHEHSNAGIVHFVAPHDGWNGYDISYYNWEVNGVSYRTTNNVLSVSCHSHAGGMATGTVEFEIDMGSCYLPSDSLTEEVYIPHPHCTPPPPPVAPPSTNNGGSPNQGAPAAPGTTSISDQTFEGEEFQVYPNPAHGQFTIESPDGMEYSYHLIDQNGRVIQSSIDVNERLHEVSTENLRTGVYTVRIQSNGRSAIRKVVVE; from the coding sequence ATGAAAAAATCATTACTCGCCGTCGGGTTTTCTCTATTGGTTGGCACCTCAGGGTTCAGCCAGGGAACGCCACACATCAAAATGACACAGAGCGCTGTGGAAATCATTGAAGCCCTGGATCGAATGGTCAACACGGGAACCCAGCCAAATGGAACCACCATTGTTAACAATCAAGGAAGCATCAACGCTACGGTAGAAGTGGGCCGTTCTCAAGGTAGCGGAAAAGATTTCACCAGTCAGGTGGCCTATGCAGACATGTACACCGTTGATCACCGAGATTGGAGATTGGCCAACCAAGGATCGTTTGGAGCTCCATGCGATGGTCTTATTTCCAGCTTATCCAACTTTACCTTAGCTGTGGGTCGTTGGAAAAAAACCTCAGCTTCATCCACCTATGCAGAGCCGAGCTACTGCCGTTTGATTTGGAGCTACGACCCTCACCACCCCACTAACCAAACCTGCTGTGGAGGATATTTGGATGCCTTCAACTACTATTTTGGCGGCGGCGGTATGACTGCTCCCTTGGCACCAGTTGGTCACCACAATTCCCCTTTGAGAAATGCCTCCTGCTCCTATAAGCCTTACAATCATTCCTACAACCTATGGCTTTATGACATGAACGGAAACAATGTTCCCTGGACCGAGATCCAAGATATTATTAGTTATGGTATGGTAGCCCAACCTTCCGACTTGCCAACGAGCTGTGTAAACTGCGGTAACGGAAGCAATCGAATGACGCTTCAAGGCAATTATGGAGTAAAGAACTACGCCGATGGAATTTTGCTCACCGTACAGAAATATGACGGTACCATCCTCGATGTATCCATATTGAATAGTCCTTATGGCGACTTCGATTGGAAAATTATTTTGCCCCCATGTGGAGGTACTGTAGACTGTAACTACCTCTCCACTTTGCACGAGCATTCTAATGCAGGAATTGTACACTTTGTAGCTCCACATGATGGATGGAATGGTTATGACATTTCTTACTACAACTGGGAAGTAAACGGTGTAAGCTACCGAACAACCAACAACGTGCTGAGCGTTAGCTGTCATTCTCATGCTGGAGGGATGGCGACTGGAACCGTTGAATTCGAAATTGATATGGGCAGTTGTTACCTACCATCCGACTCCCTTACCGAGGAAGTATACATTCCTCACCCGCACTGTACCCCTCCTCCTCCTCCCGTGGCTCCACCATCAACCAACAATGGAGGATCCCCAAACCAAGGAGCACCCGCAGCACCGGGAACCACCAGCATTTCTGATCAGACTTTTGAGGGAGAAGAATTCCAGGTGTACCCCAATCCGGCACATGGACAATTTACCATTGAATCTCCAGATGGCATGGAATACTCCTACCACCTTATTGACCAAAACGGTCGAGTTATTCAATCATCCATCGACGTAAATGAACGGTTGCATGAAGTGTCAACGGAGAACTTAAGAACTGGTGTTTATACCGTAAGAATCCAATCAAACGGACGTTCCGCAATTAGAAAGGTGGTTGTGGAATAG
- a CDS encoding DUF1624 domain-containing protein yields the protein MEILKASTEWVKAELFSTPFFVLFGVAFLLASLGFWQLGKTEMARAYIIPTLVAGVLLTVIGLGLYFTNVSRMSKFEEAYNSHAETFVEAELVRAQSTLKEYQNIVFTGIPLIIAACALVIFFVNTPIWRASMITAIAMLVVILLIDGTAHARMAAYHQELTKEQEKVDPASE from the coding sequence ATGGAAATCCTAAAAGCATCTACCGAATGGGTCAAAGCTGAGTTATTTTCAACTCCCTTTTTTGTTCTTTTTGGTGTCGCCTTCCTTTTAGCCAGTCTGGGCTTTTGGCAATTGGGAAAAACCGAAATGGCAAGGGCCTATATTATTCCCACTTTGGTAGCAGGTGTATTATTAACGGTCATTGGACTTGGCTTGTATTTTACCAATGTATCACGGATGTCCAAGTTTGAGGAAGCCTACAACAGCCATGCGGAAACCTTTGTTGAAGCAGAGCTGGTAAGGGCTCAAAGCACACTCAAGGAGTATCAAAACATTGTTTTCACAGGTATTCCATTAATTATTGCAGCCTGTGCTTTGGTGATCTTTTTCGTCAATACTCCTATCTGGCGTGCAAGTATGATCACGGCCATTGCTATGTTAGTCGTTATTCTGTTAATCGACGGTACTGCTCATGCACGTATGGCGGCTTATCATCAGGAATTAACGAAAGAGCAGGAAAAGGTTGATCCAGCGTCGGAATAA
- a CDS encoding aminotransferase class V-fold PLP-dependent enzyme, with the protein MPFDFDPNQRKEILDTVFEKLESYYSSTKEFKTSPDLNIKEIRASILTKELAKGINPDKAIEHVIKGLESFSVHTPHPKYFGLFNPRSNYAGIIADLITATYNPQLAAWSHAPFAVEVEELMIKEFANKFGYHRYADGVFTTGGAEANLTAMLCALNHKYPNFAKEGIFGLDRKPVVFCSEEAHHSIQKAAKVVGLGYNLVKSIPTTDELKLDVDILRQELKQLDTSHYSPLMIIGTAGTTGTGTVDELNQLSSICRENYIWFHVDAAYGGGAILSQDLKHQLSGIEKSDSITFDAHKWMSVPMGTSIFLTTRNDILGKTFRITTEYMPKEADKLTVTEPFAHSIQWSRRFIGLRVYLSLLFYGWQGYEQTIDHQAAIGRYLKSQLIKNGWDIKNNTDLPVVCFTKGEFETDPIFTKTILDNILSNGKSWLSIYPIKGAPTFRACITNYNTTETEIDELIDELNQEVTSYARHKTK; encoded by the coding sequence ATGCCATTTGATTTTGACCCTAATCAAAGGAAGGAAATACTCGATACCGTCTTTGAAAAGCTCGAGAGCTATTATAGCTCAACAAAGGAATTTAAAACCAGTCCTGATTTGAATATTAAAGAAATCAGAGCATCTATACTTACCAAAGAACTAGCTAAAGGCATTAACCCAGATAAAGCAATCGAGCATGTAATAAAAGGGCTTGAATCCTTTTCGGTTCACACACCACACCCTAAGTATTTTGGACTGTTTAATCCACGTTCTAATTACGCCGGTATTATCGCTGACCTCATCACAGCTACCTATAATCCTCAATTGGCGGCTTGGAGCCATGCCCCTTTTGCCGTTGAAGTAGAGGAACTAATGATAAAGGAGTTTGCCAATAAATTTGGTTACCATAGATATGCAGATGGTGTTTTTACGACGGGGGGAGCTGAAGCGAACCTTACTGCCATGCTTTGTGCTTTGAACCATAAATACCCAAACTTTGCTAAAGAAGGAATCTTTGGGTTGGACAGAAAACCTGTTGTGTTTTGTTCTGAAGAAGCCCACCATTCCATTCAAAAAGCGGCAAAAGTTGTAGGGCTGGGATATAATCTTGTAAAATCCATTCCAACTACAGACGAATTAAAACTGGACGTGGATATTCTACGGCAAGAACTAAAACAACTTGACACATCTCACTATTCACCATTGATGATCATTGGAACAGCAGGAACTACAGGGACTGGTACAGTTGACGAGCTGAATCAGTTAAGTTCCATTTGCCGTGAGAATTATATTTGGTTCCATGTGGATGCCGCGTATGGAGGTGGAGCCATTTTAAGTCAGGATCTGAAGCACCAATTATCTGGTATTGAAAAGTCTGATTCAATCACTTTTGATGCTCATAAATGGATGTCTGTCCCCATGGGGACAAGCATCTTTTTAACTACAAGAAATGATATCCTCGGGAAGACATTCAGGATTACAACTGAATACATGCCCAAAGAAGCCGACAAGCTTACCGTTACCGAACCATTTGCGCATTCCATTCAATGGTCAAGAAGGTTCATTGGGTTAAGGGTTTACCTCTCTCTTCTTTTTTACGGTTGGCAAGGGTATGAACAAACCATCGATCATCAGGCAGCAATAGGGAGATACCTAAAGAGTCAACTAATAAAGAATGGTTGGGACATTAAAAACAATACCGATTTGCCAGTTGTCTGTTTTACAAAAGGTGAATTTGAAACTGATCCCATTTTTACAAAAACGATTCTGGATAATATCCTATCTAATGGTAAATCGTGGTTATCCATTTATCCGATAAAAGGTGCTCCGACCTTTAGAGCCTGTATAACAAACTACAACACCACCGAAACGGAAATAGATGAATTGATTGATGAACTAAACCAGGAAGTTACATCTTATGCAAGGCATAAAACAAAGTAA
- a CDS encoding GIY-YIG nuclease family protein yields MPFCYIIYSPSIDRFYTGMTSTNPIDRLDKHNSNFYGCNSYTSIASDWKIFLTLPAQSISHARRIEQHIKRMKSRVYIRNLAKFPEMRFGNWEKKKGGFSKTTATNNDYSKYG; encoded by the coding sequence ATGCCTTTTTGCTATATCATTTATAGTCCTTCTATTGATAGATTCTATACGGGAATGACCTCCACCAACCCGATCGACCGATTGGATAAACATAACTCAAATTTTTACGGATGCAACTCATACACCAGTATCGCTAGTGACTGGAAGATTTTTCTAACTCTTCCTGCTCAATCCATATCACATGCCCGAAGAATAGAACAACATATTAAACGAATGAAGAGTAGAGTGTACATAAGAAATTTAGCAAAGTTCCCAGAGATGAGGTTTGGAAATTGGGAGAAGAAAAAGGGCGGTTTTAGTAAAACGACAGCCACTAACAACGACTATTCGAAATACGGGTAA
- a CDS encoding Smr/MutS family protein: MAKLKLDLHDIYNKGTKIEEALNEVIEEAVERRIPLVEIIPGKGSGQLKKTVLRFLQRKEIKAKYHRIDKDSKNFGRLFVRFKH; this comes from the coding sequence ATGGCAAAGCTAAAACTCGACCTTCATGATATTTACAACAAAGGCACTAAGATTGAAGAAGCCTTAAATGAGGTAATCGAAGAGGCCGTTGAGCGACGTATTCCGTTGGTGGAAATTATTCCTGGGAAAGGTTCAGGGCAATTGAAGAAAACGGTTCTACGCTTTCTGCAGCGGAAAGAAATCAAAGCCAAGTACCACCGGATTGATAAGGATTCCAAAAATTTCGGTCGGCTCTTCGTGCGGTTTAAGCATTGA
- a CDS encoding ketoacyl-ACP synthase III gives MPLNSVIIGSGSFIPERVVENAHFEQHQFHTDQGVQIPGSSTDIIRKFEAITGIKERRYVTSNYITSDISTAAAMRAIEDSGMDKEEIDVIIVAHNFGDLMDGSSQTDILPSLASRVKGKLGIQNPSCIPYDLIFGCPGWLQGMIQADIFIQSGYARTCLVVGAETLSRVVDPSDRDTMIFADGAGATLVTGKQENTKRGVLSHAAVSHTGPEVDYLYLGAPNLTNQGEDTRFIKMQGRKIYEYALNKVPGAMDKCIRKAGLEVTDLSKILIHQANEKMDEAIVKRLYRKNGLKDFPPEILPMTIEKLGNSSVATIPTLYNMITHNQLPGHSVQSDDHLLFASVGAGMNINAMLYRV, from the coding sequence ATGCCGCTTAATTCGGTTATTATCGGTTCCGGGTCATTTATTCCGGAACGAGTTGTTGAGAATGCCCACTTCGAACAACATCAGTTTCATACAGATCAGGGAGTTCAAATTCCTGGAAGCTCTACTGATATCATCCGTAAATTTGAGGCCATTACCGGGATCAAGGAGCGGAGATACGTCACGTCCAACTACATCACATCTGATATTTCTACAGCCGCTGCCATGCGGGCCATTGAAGATTCTGGTATGGATAAGGAAGAGATCGATGTCATCATAGTAGCCCACAATTTTGGCGACTTGATGGATGGATCTTCCCAAACCGATATCCTGCCAAGTTTAGCCTCTCGGGTCAAAGGGAAATTGGGTATTCAGAATCCCAGTTGCATCCCCTACGATCTCATTTTTGGTTGTCCGGGTTGGTTGCAAGGCATGATTCAGGCGGATATTTTTATTCAATCGGGATATGCACGTACTTGTCTCGTGGTAGGGGCAGAAACGCTGTCTCGGGTAGTTGACCCTTCTGACCGCGATACCATGATTTTTGCCGATGGAGCCGGGGCCACTTTGGTTACCGGGAAACAAGAGAATACCAAGCGAGGTGTACTGTCTCACGCCGCGGTTTCGCACACCGGTCCTGAGGTGGACTACCTGTATTTGGGAGCGCCCAATCTTACCAATCAGGGAGAGGATACCCGCTTTATCAAAATGCAGGGCCGAAAAATTTATGAGTATGCCCTCAACAAGGTTCCAGGAGCTATGGATAAGTGTATTCGTAAGGCTGGCCTCGAGGTGACTGACTTGTCCAAAATCCTGATTCACCAGGCCAATGAAAAAATGGATGAGGCCATTGTTAAGCGGCTTTACCGTAAAAACGGACTCAAGGATTTCCCGCCGGAAATACTTCCCATGACGATCGAAAAACTGGGCAACAGTTCAGTAGCAACGATCCCGACCCTTTACAATATGATCACACACAATCAATTGCCAGGGCATTCGGTTCAAAGTGACGATCATTTATTGTTTGCCTCCGTTGGTGCCGGAATGAACATAAACGCCATGCTCTACCGGGTGTAG
- a CDS encoding T9SS type A sorting domain-containing protein, protein MNSFLSELHSHKIVELLPLNIDPFLNQTIYKMNKFTAHFMALFFLLMTTSVYSQTNTYKLRISSPNAVLKVVRSKCSNNGNSYRITNSNFVGKWHTFPSSCFAGLTETFNHTYRFNYPGVKNSDITSMTLIYWAKMPSGYHFQTAVRVHIPISNVFGGTTSQAFALAHISPGETHTPIGTIQGTNLPQYHTAPKGMGVPRSSYNKRPNDSYVDISFCAQSGDFIELERVELEINVRSANLPDYCDDVWRIENLPKQNIVPNSAKNNSIAVGSNDEVFYVETDHTLKRVEKTASGYKLYDMSSIAGNVGGELAANNSGKVFYRKTDNSMGVVYKSAGTWHYADLSSVSGFDVAGGLTIRSTGEVFYRTTNNSISCLYYQNGAWHKHSFSNLIPNNVGGNPTAGPTGKVFFRSNVGDLECLYMHNGTWLKHTFSNIVPGNVSGGAPAITPDGRVFYQTTDNSIDCIYYENGQWHRNRFNHLVPHNVRPGDCQLQCNASGQIFFVTNYSGLECLYKDANNGWHKAVFWYGALHSVDAQGGLAAGHGNGEIFYIGKHGKLYRHFYGTHRFCKSIGSKKSDVASEAVGIGDQPVIPNVKIEVAPNPSSGIFKLKVPNESTVDFSIRDIRGRVIHKGQEMNATEIRIDLTDQIEGLYLLQVTYEGHQETLKLIKR, encoded by the coding sequence TTGAATTCATTTCTTTCGGAATTGCATTCTCATAAAATTGTGGAACTACTGCCCCTTAATATTGACCCATTCTTGAATCAAACTATCTACAAAATGAACAAGTTTACCGCGCATTTCATGGCGCTATTTTTTTTGCTAATGACTACAAGTGTTTATAGCCAGACTAACACTTATAAATTGCGAATATCATCCCCCAATGCAGTCCTTAAAGTAGTAAGGTCGAAGTGTAGTAATAATGGTAATTCCTATCGCATTACCAATAGCAACTTCGTAGGCAAATGGCATACATTTCCTTCTTCATGTTTCGCGGGATTAACCGAAACCTTTAACCATACCTATAGATTTAATTATCCAGGTGTAAAAAACTCAGATATTACTTCAATGACGTTAATCTATTGGGCCAAGATGCCGAGTGGATACCATTTTCAAACTGCCGTTAGAGTCCACATTCCTATTTCCAATGTATTTGGTGGAACCACCTCTCAGGCTTTTGCCTTAGCGCATATTTCTCCGGGAGAAACACATACTCCTATCGGCACTATTCAGGGGACCAATCTACCACAATATCATACAGCTCCGAAAGGCATGGGTGTACCCCGTTCGTCTTATAATAAAAGACCAAATGACAGCTATGTTGATATTAGCTTTTGCGCTCAAAGTGGAGACTTTATTGAACTCGAAAGGGTAGAACTTGAAATAAATGTCCGAAGTGCCAACCTACCTGATTATTGCGATGATGTTTGGAGAATTGAAAATTTACCAAAGCAAAATATCGTTCCAAATAGCGCAAAAAACAACTCAATAGCTGTAGGCTCAAACGATGAGGTATTTTATGTTGAAACCGACCATACTCTGAAAAGAGTTGAAAAAACTGCATCAGGTTACAAGTTATACGACATGTCTTCGATTGCAGGAAATGTCGGTGGAGAATTGGCAGCAAATAACTCGGGCAAAGTCTTTTACCGAAAGACAGACAATTCCATGGGAGTCGTTTATAAGTCAGCAGGTACCTGGCATTATGCGGACCTATCCAGTGTTTCAGGCTTTGATGTTGCAGGAGGACTAACGATAAGGTCAACTGGAGAGGTATTCTATCGCACGACAAACAACTCCATTAGTTGCTTATACTACCAAAACGGTGCTTGGCACAAACACAGCTTTTCCAACCTGATTCCTAACAATGTTGGAGGTAACCCCACTGCTGGACCAACCGGAAAAGTATTTTTTAGATCAAATGTAGGAGACTTAGAATGCTTGTATATGCACAATGGAACGTGGTTAAAACATACGTTTTCCAACATTGTTCCCGGAAATGTTTCAGGTGGCGCCCCTGCCATAACACCAGATGGGAGAGTTTTTTACCAAACAACCGACAACTCAATTGATTGCATTTATTACGAAAATGGTCAATGGCATAGAAACAGGTTTAACCATCTTGTACCTCATAATGTAAGGCCAGGAGATTGCCAACTTCAATGCAACGCATCAGGCCAAATATTTTTCGTTACCAATTACTCAGGTTTAGAATGCTTGTACAAGGATGCTAATAACGGTTGGCATAAAGCCGTTTTCTGGTATGGTGCATTGCATTCGGTCGATGCTCAAGGGGGCCTTGCGGCCGGCCATGGTAATGGAGAAATTTTCTATATCGGTAAGCATGGAAAATTGTATAGACACTTTTACGGGACTCACCGATTCTGCAAATCAATAGGCTCAAAAAAGTCTGATGTGGCTTCCGAAGCAGTTGGGATAGGCGATCAACCTGTGATTCCAAATGTCAAAATTGAAGTTGCCCCAAATCCAAGCTCTGGCATCTTCAAATTAAAGGTACCCAATGAATCTACCGTTGATTTTTCAATTAGGGATATCAGAGGTCGGGTTATTCATAAAGGGCAAGAGATGAATGCAACTGAAATAAGAATTGACCTGACGGATCAAATAGAAGGACTTTATCTTTTGCAAGTAACCTACGAAGGACACCAAGAGACTTTGAAACTGATAAAACGATGA
- a CDS encoding alpha/beta hydrolase produces MKAVLLLGILIGSTLLASGAENDKRFVIFLHNRFLEEHNLNDLHPDFGRVEYEEILSEFRKSNLTVISEMRNENVNARLYAVGIVNKINSLLKSGVEPQNITIVGTSKGGYIAQYVSTLANNKDLNFVFIACFRSSDIQELPEINFCGNILTIYERSDSYGVSARERKETSNCEIEHFKELELNTGLGHGFLFKPLKEWIEPTIKWANGNYDLD; encoded by the coding sequence ATGAAAGCAGTTCTTTTACTGGGAATCCTTATTGGCTCTACCTTGCTCGCATCCGGAGCGGAGAATGATAAACGGTTTGTCATCTTTCTTCACAATCGTTTTTTGGAAGAGCATAACTTGAACGATTTGCACCCCGATTTTGGTCGAGTTGAGTACGAGGAAATTCTATCCGAATTCAGAAAATCTAATTTGACGGTAATCAGTGAAATGAGGAACGAAAACGTCAACGCACGGTTGTATGCAGTCGGAATTGTAAATAAGATTAACAGTTTGTTAAAAAGCGGAGTTGAACCTCAAAATATTACTATAGTTGGAACGTCGAAGGGCGGGTACATAGCTCAGTACGTGTCCACTTTGGCCAATAATAAAGACTTGAATTTTGTATTTATTGCCTGTTTCAGAAGTAGCGATATTCAGGAACTACCCGAAATCAATTTTTGCGGAAACATTTTAACGATTTACGAAAGATCTGATTCTTACGGAGTTTCAGCAAGGGAGCGAAAGGAAACTTCGAATTGCGAAATAGAGCATTTTAAAGAGCTGGAGCTAAATACTGGATTGGGGCACGGATTTTTGTTTAAACCCCTTAAAGAATGGATTGAACCGACCATAAAATGGGCGAATGGAAATTATGACCTGGATTAA
- a CDS encoding DUF1343 domain-containing protein translates to MANRTSIIGKRHLVDSLLLLDVNLVKVFSAEHGFRGNVSAGVEVSDETDKTTGLPIVSLYGKKRKPSREDLADVDVVIYDLQDVGCRFYTNINALVKLMEACHENERKLIILDRPNPNGYLIDGPVLDMKYKSGIGMFPIPMSHGLTVGEFALMANGEGWLKNGVKCDVEIVPVANYNHDMPYELPVNPSPNLNTPQSVLLYPSTCMFEGTYLSHGRGTYSPFTILGSPELKGIYEFNFTPSGIKGMAENPIFKGEVCYGIDLRNVDLNELRKKKQIQLKWIIELYKAHPNKEKFFDSKLSNQMGVIEYLVGSKLFRKQITSGATESEIRESWEPELSQYKSMRLKYLIYP, encoded by the coding sequence ATGGCTAATCGAACATCGATTATTGGAAAGCGTCATTTGGTGGATAGTTTGCTTCTTCTTGATGTAAACCTGGTTAAGGTTTTCAGTGCAGAGCACGGTTTTCGTGGAAATGTTAGTGCGGGAGTTGAGGTGAGTGATGAAACGGATAAAACGACAGGTTTGCCTATTGTTTCCTTGTATGGAAAAAAGAGGAAGCCCAGCCGTGAAGATTTGGCCGATGTAGACGTAGTCATTTATGACTTGCAAGATGTGGGTTGTAGATTCTATACAAACATCAATGCCTTGGTAAAATTGATGGAAGCTTGTCATGAGAATGAACGAAAGCTTATCATTTTAGACCGCCCTAATCCCAACGGATATTTGATTGACGGCCCTGTTCTTGACATGAAATACAAATCTGGAATTGGGATGTTCCCTATACCTATGTCGCATGGGCTAACGGTGGGTGAATTCGCGCTGATGGCCAATGGTGAAGGGTGGCTCAAGAATGGGGTTAAGTGCGATGTCGAAATAGTTCCTGTGGCCAACTACAACCACGATATGCCCTACGAACTGCCCGTCAACCCATCGCCCAATCTTAATACTCCGCAATCGGTTCTGCTCTACCCTTCCACTTGCATGTTTGAGGGGACCTACCTGAGCCATGGACGAGGCACCTACTCACCATTTACGATTTTGGGAAGTCCTGAGTTAAAAGGCATTTACGAATTCAACTTTACCCCGAGCGGAATAAAGGGAATGGCGGAAAATCCGATTTTTAAGGGAGAGGTCTGCTATGGAATTGACCTCCGGAATGTGGATTTAAATGAGTTAAGGAAAAAGAAGCAGATCCAATTGAAGTGGATTATTGAATTGTATAAAGCGCACCCCAACAAGGAAAAGTTCTTTGATTCAAAACTGAGCAATCAGATGGGGGTGATTGAATACCTGGTGGGCTCAAAGCTTTTTAGAAAGCAAATCACCAGTGGGGCCACAGAAAGTGAAATTAGAGAGAGTTGGGAACCCGAACTTTCACAGTATAAATCAATGCGGTTAAAATACCTCATTTATCCTTGA
- a CDS encoding acyltransferase, translating into MNLTESIQQRNLGIDVLRGLSILTVVLLHLNIHFGISDTFLKELLPKKLFSLLFWSGYYGVVVFFTLSGYLITHSIINKWGGLSKIEIKTFYWQRFSRIMPLLVTLLVVLSILHLENVPGFVINPEKTSLGRALFSALTFHINWLEIQVGYLPANWDVLWSISIEEMFYLFFPMVCLFLKKEWQFVVLLALFLMISPWARTELYPGNELADKNHLAYLDSIALGCMVAIICSKMTFAKWLNWTFLLIGWSMVILIFVYKGFVYKSGLIGLGLNVTILSVGVSLILLWMHQKYPLKNERIRWIYSWLRYLGAYSYEIYLTHMFVVILMARLYRKFDLSEKWLLPFLLSSILISFLLGKLTFNYFSEPVNRWLRRKRPVKRVA; encoded by the coding sequence TTGAATTTAACCGAAAGCATACAACAACGCAACCTGGGTATCGACGTGCTCAGAGGGCTTAGTATTCTAACTGTCGTTTTATTACATCTCAATATCCATTTTGGAATATCTGATACCTTCCTAAAAGAGCTGTTGCCGAAAAAGTTGTTTTCACTGTTGTTTTGGAGTGGGTATTACGGCGTAGTTGTATTCTTCACTTTGTCTGGCTATCTCATCACCCATTCAATAATCAACAAATGGGGAGGTTTGTCCAAAATTGAGATCAAAACCTTCTATTGGCAACGGTTTTCGAGGATAATGCCCTTATTGGTCACATTACTTGTTGTACTATCCATTTTACACCTGGAGAATGTTCCGGGCTTTGTGATAAACCCGGAGAAAACTTCTTTGGGCAGGGCTCTTTTTTCTGCGCTAACTTTTCACATTAATTGGTTAGAAATCCAGGTTGGTTACCTCCCTGCAAACTGGGACGTACTCTGGTCCATTTCGATTGAAGAGATGTTTTATCTCTTTTTTCCCATGGTCTGTTTGTTTCTAAAAAAGGAATGGCAATTTGTTGTCCTTTTGGCATTGTTTCTAATGATCTCTCCCTGGGCAAGAACGGAGTTGTATCCAGGAAATGAACTTGCCGATAAAAACCATCTGGCGTATTTAGACTCCATAGCTTTGGGTTGTATGGTGGCCATTATCTGCTCAAAAATGACTTTCGCCAAATGGCTCAATTGGACTTTTCTTTTGATCGGTTGGTCCATGGTGATTCTAATCTTTGTATACAAGGGTTTTGTCTACAAATCGGGGCTCATTGGATTGGGGTTAAATGTGACCATTCTTTCGGTTGGCGTTTCGTTGATTCTCCTGTGGATGCATCAAAAATATCCCTTGAAAAATGAGAGAATACGATGGATTTATAGCTGGTTAAGGTATTTAGGGGCGTATAGCTACGAAATTTACCTTACCCACATGTTTGTTGTCATTCTTATGGCTCGTCTATACCGTAAGTTTGACCTGAGTGAAAAATGGCTTTTGCCGTTTTTATTGTCCAGCATCCTAATTTCATTTTTACTGGGTAAACTGACCTTTAACTACTTTTCGGAGCCGGTGAATCGCTGGTTAAGAAGAAAAAGACCTGTAAAAAGAGTGGCCTGA